Proteins from a single region of Chaetodon trifascialis isolate fChaTrf1 chromosome 10, fChaTrf1.hap1, whole genome shotgun sequence:
- the LOC139337283 gene encoding LOW QUALITY PROTEIN: E3 ubiquitin/ISG15 ligase TRIM25-like (The sequence of the model RefSeq protein was modified relative to this genomic sequence to represent the inferred CDS: inserted 2 bases in 1 codon): MLQTLSPLNKTELITPRKLRTLRGTFPALRQTSFCLDVFTDPVSTPCGHNFCKTCITEHWNINVPCQCPNCQKVFINRPELQVNTFVREMAAQXSAQQKASSSSSEQQVSKPGEVPCDVCAGTKLKALKSCLVCLESYCETHLKPHLTQSGLKRHQLMDPVEDLEARMCTKHDKLLELFCKTDQMCVCMLCTVKDHKTHDVVPLREESEGKKAELRKTEADIQQMIQWRRLKIEEVRRSVELSKKDADGVQVFS, from the exons ATGCTTCAAACCCTCAGTCCCTTGAATAAAACAGAGCTAATTACGCCACGCAAGCTACGGACTCTGAGAGGAACCTTTCCGGCCCTCAGACAG ACCAGCTTCTGTCTGGATGTGTTCACTGATCCAGTCAGCACACCATGTGGACACAACTTCTGTAAAACCTGCATCACTGAACACTGGAATATTAATGTCCCCTGTCAGTGTCCCAACTGTCAAAAGGTTTTCATCAATAGACCTGAGCTGCAGGTCAATACTTTCGTCCGTGAGATGGCTGCTCA TTCAGCTCAACAgaaagccagcagcagcagctcagagcaaCAAGTGTCCAAACCAGGAGAAGTTCCCTGTGACGTCTGCGCTGGAACCAAACTGAAGGCCCTGAAGTCCTGCCTGGTCTGTCTGGAATCCTACTGTGAGACTCACCTGAAGCCTCACCTGACACAGTCAGGCCTGAAGAGACATCAGCTGATGGACCCTGTGGAGGACCTGGAAGCCAGGATGTGTACGAAGCACGATAAACTGCTGGAGCTGTTCTGTAAGACCGACcagatgtgtgtctgcatgctctGCACTGTTAAAGACCACAAGACACACGATGTTGTTCCTCTGAGAGAAGAATCTGAAGGAAAGAAGGCCGagctgaggaagacagaggcTGACATCCAGCAGATGATCCAGTGGAGACGACTGAAGATTGAGGAGGTCAGACGCTCAGTGGAGCTCAGTAAGAAAGACGCAGACGGCGTTCAGGTCTTCAGCTGA